One window from the genome of Osmerus eperlanus chromosome 1, fOsmEpe2.1, whole genome shotgun sequence encodes:
- the lmcd1 gene encoding LIM and cysteine-rich domains protein 1 produces MDLTSTMEKMSVGHPPEGRGAPCQTCKDICSGFKPHSWRKACVACHCSLEDHAPSSDLEDDHRMGRLLADSKYAHLTAKVKGGAGLRVYKRNRMIITNPVVSRKDPTFNTITYDWAPPGLTQKLAMQYMELLPEEKRPVAGTEGALYRRRQLLRQLPVYDQDPAACQGLSEQGARDMAAFVRSYKDVALGVGEVALPGEGGASREGGGAGREGGGAGREGATKQKNGKGSQDHPDPPSSTISNGIENSCKKIEYFCSGCGV; encoded by the exons ATGTCAGTGGGGCACCCTCCAGAGGGGCGGGGCGCACCGTGTCAGACATGTAAAGATATCTGCTCTGGATTCAAGCCACATTCCTGGAG GAAGGCGTGCGTGGCGTGCCACTGCAGCCTAGAAGACCACGCCCCCAGCTCTGACCTTGAGGACGATCACCGGATGGGCCGCCTGCTGGCGGACTCCAAGTACGCCCACCTGACAGCCAAGGTCAAAGGTGGCGCCGGCCTCCGAGTCTACAAACGCAACCGCATGATCATCACCAACCCTGTGGTCTCCCGCAAGGACCccaccttcaacaccatcacctATGACTGGGCACCGCCCGGCCTGACTCAGAAACTG gcCATGCAGTACATGGAGctcctcccagaggagaagcgcCCGGTGGCGGGTACGGAGGGAGCGCTGTACCGCCGCAGGCAGCTGCTGAGACAGCTACCAGTCTACGACCAGGACCCGGCCGCCTGCCAGGGCCTGTCTGAGCAGGGGGCGAGGGACATGGCCGCCTTCGTCAGGAGCTACAAGGACGTGgctctgggggtgggggaggtggctctgcccggagagggaggggccagcagggaggggggaggagccgggagggaggggggaggagccgggagggagggggcgaccAAGCAGAAGAACGGCAAGGGCAGTCAGGATCATCCAGACCCCCCGAGCTCCACCATCTCCAACGGCATCGAGAACAGCTGCAAGAAGATTGAATAT tttTGCAGCGGCTGTGGGGTGTAG